One Calditrichia bacterium DNA window includes the following coding sequences:
- a CDS encoding outer membrane lipoprotein carrier protein LolA: MIRFFWQKMMLLSVLGLMVVSQVAVAENVDDVIKKVQKKYRSAKNIHIEFTEKVRFSLTGTEVEVPAVLQMEGQDKFRLESEDQLVVNNGETFWRFNKLDSQVLVDYAKKSDQDVMLNTFLNDFRDQYYAQLLEEMKIEGVNHYVIRLTPKPNENSIFTSVKIWVKDKDWEIDRLIYEDYNTNETEYVISKTNFDPKFQETLFSFNPPEGIEVIDLRL; the protein is encoded by the coding sequence ATGATCCGTTTTTTTTGGCAAAAAATGATGTTGCTTTCAGTGTTGGGGTTAATGGTTGTCAGCCAGGTGGCTGTTGCGGAAAATGTTGACGATGTGATCAAAAAAGTGCAGAAAAAATACCGCAGCGCTAAAAATATCCATATAGAATTTACCGAAAAAGTGCGATTTTCCCTAACCGGGACAGAAGTTGAAGTGCCAGCTGTTTTGCAAATGGAAGGGCAGGACAAATTCCGGCTCGAATCCGAGGATCAACTGGTGGTAAACAACGGTGAAACGTTCTGGCGATTCAACAAACTGGATAGTCAGGTATTGGTTGATTATGCAAAAAAGAGCGATCAGGATGTGATGCTTAACACATTTCTGAATGACTTCCGGGACCAATATTATGCGCAACTTTTAGAAGAAATGAAAATTGAAGGTGTGAATCATTACGTAATACGATTAACGCCTAAACCTAATGAAAACAGCATTTTTACATCTGTAAAAATATGGGTGAAAGATAAAGATTGGGAAATTGACCGCCTGATTTACGAGGATTACAACACCAACGAAACCGAATATGTTATTTCAAAAACCAACTTCGATCCCAAATTTCAGGAAACCCTTTTCTCGTTTAATCCGCCGGAAGGAATTGAGGTAATCGATCTCCGTTTGTAA
- a CDS encoding UDP-glucose/GDP-mannose dehydrogenase family protein, producing the protein MKLTIIGTGYVGLVAGACFAESGNNVICMDKDENKIGKLKSGVIPIYEPGLDLLVKRNQSNGRLTFTTDMQAAVQKSDVIFIAVGTPPGEDGSADLSYVLAVAKSIGEHMNAHKIVVNKSTVPVGTADKVADAVRKHTDLPFNVVSNPEFLKEGAAIDDFMYPDRVIIGTSSNEVAEVMKELYSPFVRTGNPIIIMDERSAEVTKYAANSILATKISFMNEIANLCDCIGADVEMVRKGIGSDKRIGYSFIFPGVGYGGSCFPKDVKAIIRTAKDYNFDMKLLQAVEDVNQAQKSVLIPKIKDHFGGDINGKKFAIWGLSFKPKTDDMREAPSIEIMKALHSAGATIAAHDPVAMEEAKHMGVTEYATLCDDNFDTLHDADGLVLVTEWLNYREPDFKQMKSMMRTPVIFDGRNVYNPQKMREIGFAYYGIGRR; encoded by the coding sequence ATGAAGTTAACAATCATTGGAACCGGATATGTGGGATTGGTTGCCGGCGCATGCTTTGCAGAAAGCGGTAACAACGTTATTTGCATGGATAAAGATGAAAACAAGATCGGCAAGTTGAAAAGCGGTGTGATCCCGATTTACGAACCGGGACTGGACCTGCTGGTAAAGCGGAACCAGAGCAACGGCCGGTTAACGTTTACCACAGATATGCAGGCGGCGGTACAAAAATCGGATGTCATTTTTATCGCTGTGGGAACCCCTCCCGGAGAGGACGGCTCAGCGGATTTGTCTTATGTGCTAGCTGTTGCCAAATCCATTGGTGAGCACATGAATGCACATAAAATTGTGGTTAACAAAAGCACCGTTCCGGTGGGAACTGCGGACAAAGTTGCTGATGCCGTTCGCAAACACACGGATTTGCCATTCAACGTGGTGTCCAATCCTGAATTTTTGAAAGAAGGCGCGGCGATAGACGATTTTATGTATCCCGATCGCGTCATTATCGGCACCAGCTCCAACGAAGTAGCAGAAGTAATGAAAGAGCTGTATTCGCCGTTTGTGCGCACCGGAAACCCCATCATTATAATGGATGAGCGCAGCGCAGAAGTAACCAAATACGCCGCAAACTCCATTTTGGCAACCAAAATTTCATTCATGAATGAAATTGCCAACCTCTGCGATTGCATTGGTGCAGATGTAGAAATGGTTCGAAAAGGCATCGGTTCGGATAAACGGATCGGTTATTCCTTTATTTTCCCCGGTGTTGGTTACGGTGGCTCATGCTTCCCGAAAGATGTGAAAGCCATTATCCGCACCGCAAAAGATTATAATTTTGATATGAAACTGCTGCAAGCCGTAGAAGATGTGAACCAGGCGCAAAAAAGTGTGTTGATTCCCAAAATAAAAGATCACTTTGGCGGCGATATCAACGGCAAAAAATTCGCGATTTGGGGACTCAGTTTTAAACCCAAAACCGATGACATGCGCGAAGCTCCTTCCATCGAAATCATGAAAGCATTGCACAGTGCCGGTGCAACCATTGCAGCACACGATCCTGTGGCAATGGAAGAAGCGAAACATATGGGTGTTACGGAATATGCAACCTTATGCGACGATAATTTTGATACCCTGCACGATGCAGATGGTCTGGTGCTGGTAACGGAATGGCTGAATTATCGCGAACCCGATTTTAAACAAATGAAATCAATGATGCGCACGCCGGTAATTTTTGACGGACGAAATGTTTATAATCCCCAAAAAATGCGTGAGATCGGCTTTGCCTATTATGGCATCGGCAGACGCTAA
- a CDS encoding polysaccharide biosynthesis tyrosine autokinase, with protein sequence MENYRENFENEQELSLQDYLRVLYGGRFIILASFLAVLVSTAIFTFMSEPVYEAGATILVEDERSVERALFDVNYLSQQSTMIANQVEILKSRTLAERVVQSLEAAPYRDSLEIFQPLSDDSYLVMREQADWLMAHLTITPRQESDVIELRFSAGSAFEAAEICNVITRTYQQLNKEYNLSEFKELREFLEFQLNKKNEELRKSEEELRTYRENRKLVALDESTRELITRVAEAQAQLEASLVEMEANQEQKRSLERQLEDRRETMATEVTQISSPLLEELQREYAKVVNEKVKYETLLAQEPTIDPKVYSSQIQSLKSRIEAVQMRLKEEAERIANTSMVADPLEIAQSLIKSILEIETRIKGGSAKINALRDVVSHYDRQLELLPAQGLDLARLERQVEVDKNTYILLTQKLEETRITEAGQKETIRVVDRAIEPEYPVSPKKARNLLLGAILGLGLGIGLTFLTEYLDNSIKNPEVLERMKLSVLAIIPEISEKEALSKVAAANGQGKNGKALSLEKPSEARLITHIDPKSPVSEAFRTLRTNIQFQQLKAEDTTLMVTSSTPKEGKSTTIANLAITMAQMGGKTLLVDTDLRRPVVHSIFNEKKDRGITNFLMGKMEFDDVVKPTFVDNLYIVSSGPLPPNPSELLASDEMDEFIRQAKEKFDLVLFDSPPIIAVTDAAILSTKLGGVIVVIKAHQTDKNAVMRAKSLLDNVNANIVGCLLNGVNLERSYGSYYYHYYYQYYSYYGHDLKRKKSQKA encoded by the coding sequence GTGGAAAATTACCGCGAAAATTTTGAAAACGAACAGGAACTGAGTCTCCAGGATTATTTACGCGTGTTGTATGGCGGGCGATTTATAATTCTGGCATCTTTTTTGGCTGTGCTGGTTTCCACAGCCATTTTTACGTTTATGTCCGAGCCAGTTTATGAAGCCGGTGCAACAATTCTGGTCGAAGATGAACGCTCGGTAGAACGTGCCCTGTTCGATGTAAATTACCTTAGCCAGCAATCGACGATGATTGCCAATCAGGTGGAAATTTTAAAAAGCCGGACATTGGCAGAACGTGTAGTTCAATCGTTGGAAGCTGCGCCCTATCGCGATTCTCTGGAAATTTTTCAGCCGCTTTCGGATGATAGCTATCTGGTTATGCGGGAGCAGGCGGATTGGTTGATGGCGCATCTGACCATCACGCCGCGTCAGGAATCGGATGTCATCGAACTGCGGTTTTCTGCCGGCAGCGCGTTCGAAGCAGCGGAAATTTGCAACGTCATCACCCGAACATACCAACAGTTGAATAAAGAATACAACTTAAGCGAATTCAAAGAGTTACGCGAGTTTTTGGAATTTCAGTTGAACAAGAAAAACGAAGAGTTGCGCAAATCTGAAGAAGAATTGCGAACCTACCGCGAAAACCGCAAACTGGTTGCACTGGACGAAAGCACCCGGGAATTGATTACCCGTGTTGCGGAAGCACAGGCGCAATTGGAAGCTTCGCTGGTGGAAATGGAAGCAAATCAGGAGCAAAAGCGCAGTTTGGAACGGCAATTGGAAGACCGCCGGGAAACAATGGCAACGGAAGTCACCCAAATTTCCAGCCCGTTGTTGGAAGAATTGCAGAGAGAATATGCAAAAGTTGTTAACGAAAAAGTGAAATACGAAACCTTACTGGCACAGGAACCCACGATTGACCCGAAAGTTTACAGCTCCCAAATTCAATCGTTAAAAAGCCGGATTGAAGCCGTTCAAATGCGATTAAAAGAGGAAGCTGAACGCATCGCCAACACCAGCATGGTTGCAGATCCGCTGGAAATCGCCCAGAGTTTGATCAAGTCGATTCTGGAAATTGAAACACGGATCAAAGGTGGCAGTGCAAAAATTAACGCGCTCCGCGATGTCGTCAGTCATTATGATAGACAGCTGGAGTTGCTCCCGGCGCAAGGGTTGGATCTGGCAAGGCTGGAGCGCCAGGTTGAAGTGGACAAAAACACCTACATTTTATTGACCCAGAAATTGGAAGAAACCCGAATCACAGAAGCTGGACAAAAGGAAACCATTCGTGTGGTGGATCGTGCGATCGAGCCGGAATATCCGGTCAGCCCTAAAAAAGCCCGCAATTTACTGCTCGGTGCCATTTTGGGTTTGGGTTTGGGTATCGGGTTAACATTCCTCACGGAATATCTGGATAACTCCATCAAAAACCCGGAAGTGCTGGAGCGAATGAAGTTGTCCGTTTTAGCAATCATTCCGGAAATTTCCGAAAAAGAAGCGCTGAGCAAAGTGGCCGCCGCAAACGGACAGGGCAAAAATGGCAAAGCACTTTCGTTGGAAAAACCCTCGGAAGCGCGATTGATCACCCACATCGACCCGAAATCACCGGTTTCGGAAGCGTTCCGCACTCTGCGAACAAATATTCAATTTCAGCAATTGAAAGCAGAAGATACAACCTTGATGGTTACCAGTTCCACGCCAAAAGAAGGTAAATCGACGACCATAGCCAACCTCGCAATTACGATGGCGCAAATGGGCGGAAAAACCCTGTTGGTGGATACGGATTTGCGTCGCCCGGTTGTGCATTCCATTTTCAATGAGAAAAAGGATCGTGGAATTACCAACTTTTTAATGGGGAAAATGGAATTTGACGATGTCGTCAAACCGACTTTTGTTGATAATTTATATATTGTTTCTTCGGGACCATTGCCGCCGAATCCATCGGAATTGCTGGCATCGGACGAGATGGACGAATTTATCCGGCAGGCAAAAGAAAAATTTGACCTGGTGTTGTTCGACAGTCCGCCCATCATCGCTGTAACAGATGCCGCGATTTTAAGCACCAAACTTGGTGGTGTTATTGTTGTTATCAAAGCACACCAAACCGATAAAAATGCTGTTATGCGTGCCAAATCATTATTGGATAACGTTAATGCAAATATCGTCGGCTGTCTATTGAATGGTGTGAATCTCGAACGGTCGTATGGCTCGTATTATTATCATTATTACTATCAATATTACAGTTATTACGGTCATGATCTTAAGCGTAAAAAATCACAGAAAGCATAA
- a CDS encoding nucleotide sugar dehydrogenase: MSLLQKIKDHEARIGVVGLGYVGLPLVLEFVQEKFNTVGFDIDQAKVDKLNKGVSYIKHIPSDRIKNCLDKNLFRATTDFSELSDVDCILVCVPTPLNKHREPDISYITKTSETISKYLRKGQLIVLESSTYPGTTEEVMKSILEESGLKGHEDFFLAFSPEREDPNNANYSTRTIPKVVGANSPESLELAIELYNKVIVKTVAVSSSQAAEATKLLENIFRSVNIAMVNEMKVILDRMGIDVWEVIEAASTKPFGYMPFYPGPGLGGHCIPIDPFYLTWKARQYDISTKFIELAGEVNTEMPFYVVNKVADALNDQEKSLKNSKVLILGMAYKKDIDDLRESPTLKLIEILSDKGALVDYNDPLIDELYPMRHYNYEHKSVEMTPEVLREYDAVLISTDHSVYDWDMIVKHSKVVIDTRNATKKVVENREKIYKA; the protein is encoded by the coding sequence ATGAGTTTGCTGCAAAAAATTAAAGATCATGAAGCGCGGATCGGCGTTGTGGGATTAGGCTACGTTGGTTTGCCGCTGGTTTTGGAATTTGTTCAGGAAAAATTCAACACTGTCGGTTTCGATATCGATCAGGCAAAAGTTGACAAACTGAACAAAGGTGTCTCATATATTAAACACATTCCGTCTGACCGGATCAAAAATTGCCTGGACAAAAATTTGTTCCGCGCAACAACCGATTTCAGCGAGCTGAGCGATGTCGATTGTATTTTGGTTTGCGTGCCAACCCCGCTCAACAAACACCGCGAACCGGATATTTCCTATATCACCAAAACATCCGAAACGATCAGCAAATATCTGCGAAAAGGACAGTTGATTGTTTTGGAAAGCTCCACATATCCGGGAACGACAGAAGAAGTGATGAAATCAATTCTGGAAGAATCCGGATTGAAAGGACACGAAGACTTTTTCCTCGCGTTCTCGCCGGAACGGGAAGACCCGAACAACGCCAATTATTCCACCCGCACAATTCCTAAAGTTGTCGGTGCAAATTCACCGGAATCTTTGGAATTGGCAATCGAATTGTATAACAAAGTCATTGTAAAAACAGTTGCCGTTAGCTCCAGCCAGGCTGCCGAAGCCACTAAATTGCTGGAAAACATTTTCCGCAGCGTAAACATCGCGATGGTCAACGAAATGAAAGTGATTCTCGACCGTATGGGCATCGATGTTTGGGAAGTGATTGAAGCAGCTTCTACCAAGCCCTTCGGTTACATGCCGTTCTATCCCGGTCCGGGATTGGGTGGACACTGCATCCCAATCGATCCGTTTTATCTGACCTGGAAAGCGCGTCAATATGATATCAGCACCAAATTCATCGAACTGGCCGGCGAAGTGAACACGGAAATGCCGTTCTACGTCGTCAATAAAGTAGCGGATGCGCTGAACGATCAGGAAAAAAGCCTCAAAAATTCCAAAGTATTGATTTTGGGAATGGCATACAAAAAAGATATTGACGATTTACGCGAATCACCAACCCTCAAATTGATTGAAATTTTGAGCGATAAAGGTGCGTTGGTAGATTACAACGATCCACTGATTGACGAACTGTATCCGATGCGCCATTATAACTACGAACACAAAAGCGTTGAAATGACGCCCGAAGTGCTCCGTGAATACGATGCAGTTTTAATCTCCACCGATCACTCGGTTTATGATTGGGATATGATCGTTAAACATTCTAAAGTTGTTATCGACACCCGTAATGCCACCAAAAAAGTGGTCGAAAATCGCGAAAAAATTTACAAAGCGTAA
- a CDS encoding PAS domain S-box protein produces the protein MEITAQSFKDHFWKYTNDLFALLDEGGSFVKVNNAWKKQLGFSETELLETRFSDVFVDVDQHIIYNSLEDLRHKRKTETTILGSIKNSEKPFLFMWTICYDSDIQKFDVVGVRIEPQNIKDQKDNLSPANIFIFNLPNHKYEYISREMVSFTGYALRELYAMGDKLLETLVHPDDLEKVLMHMDILANGEKGKIVEFENRMLRIDGKMIWVSNRISGFRYDKKDKPIEIIGSIEDITKHKVEIQKIQEQKEFLRSIFTGIEMALFVVDVAVDGEFYYRELNPVYERLTGLTTEWIKGRKPDELHPRFSYEMIDLIKSRYANCVDSGENIQYEEQRNFDGQESWWLTTLTPLKEVDGRIFRIVGSSALITKQKQLENDLKASNKELAEFGQSISHDLQAPLRRIASFAQLLEMDYKDKLDDEAKDFIQKIYTGAKQMQTMIQELLKYSRISHRELNMREIDMNWLIKDAILVLDKQIELVGGKIKTQNLPTVHGNKQMLSLLFQNLISNAIKYNERLPEIEIGVYQDENSYVFWVKDNGIGIEKEYFGDIFKTFRRLHPSNKYSGTGIGLSNCKKIVERHGGEIWLESTVTEGSTFFVRLPHLTNANS, from the coding sequence ATGGAAATAACAGCCCAATCTTTTAAAGATCATTTCTGGAAATATACTAACGATTTGTTCGCCCTTCTGGACGAAGGGGGCAGCTTTGTCAAAGTTAACAACGCCTGGAAAAAGCAGCTTGGATTTTCGGAGACAGAGCTGCTGGAAACCCGCTTTTCTGATGTGTTTGTTGATGTCGATCAGCATATTATCTACAATTCCCTCGAAGATTTAAGGCACAAACGGAAAACCGAAACCACCATCCTCGGATCGATCAAAAACAGCGAAAAGCCTTTTCTGTTTATGTGGACAATCTGTTATGACAGCGACATTCAAAAATTTGATGTTGTCGGTGTTCGCATCGAGCCACAAAATATCAAAGATCAAAAAGATAATTTATCGCCAGCCAATATTTTTATTTTCAATCTCCCTAACCATAAATACGAATACATCAGCCGAGAAATGGTATCGTTTACCGGATACGCTCTCCGGGAATTATATGCGATGGGTGACAAGCTTCTGGAAACATTAGTGCATCCGGATGACCTCGAAAAAGTATTAATGCATATGGATATTCTGGCGAATGGTGAAAAAGGGAAAATTGTTGAATTTGAAAACCGAATGCTCCGGATCGATGGCAAAATGATTTGGGTGAGCAACCGCATTTCCGGTTTCCGGTATGACAAAAAAGATAAACCGATCGAAATCATCGGGTCCATCGAAGACATCACTAAACACAAAGTTGAAATCCAGAAAATTCAGGAGCAGAAAGAATTTCTCCGAAGCATTTTTACAGGCATCGAAATGGCGTTGTTTGTTGTTGATGTTGCTGTTGACGGTGAATTTTATTACCGGGAATTAAACCCGGTTTATGAACGCCTGACCGGATTAACAACCGAATGGATCAAAGGGCGCAAACCGGATGAACTACACCCGCGCTTTTCGTATGAAATGATTGACCTAATCAAAAGCAGGTATGCCAACTGTGTGGATTCCGGCGAGAATATCCAATACGAAGAGCAACGCAATTTTGACGGTCAGGAAAGCTGGTGGTTAACCACTTTAACGCCGCTCAAAGAGGTTGACGGGCGAATTTTCCGGATTGTCGGTAGTTCTGCGTTAATCACCAAACAAAAGCAATTAGAAAACGATCTGAAAGCATCCAATAAAGAATTGGCAGAGTTTGGGCAAAGTATCTCGCATGATTTGCAGGCACCCCTACGCCGGATCGCATCTTTCGCGCAATTGCTGGAGATGGATTACAAAGATAAGTTGGATGATGAAGCCAAGGATTTTATCCAAAAAATTTACACTGGCGCCAAACAAATGCAAACCATGATTCAGGAATTGTTAAAATATTCCCGAATATCCCATCGCGAATTAAACATGCGCGAAATCGATATGAATTGGTTGATAAAAGATGCAATACTGGTGCTGGATAAGCAGATCGAACTCGTTGGCGGTAAAATAAAAACCCAGAATTTGCCCACAGTTCACGGCAATAAGCAAATGCTCTCGTTGCTTTTCCAAAATCTCATTAGCAATGCAATAAAATATAATGAACGGCTGCCGGAGATTGAAATTGGTGTATATCAGGATGAAAACAGTTATGTTTTTTGGGTGAAAGATAACGGCATCGGCATCGAAAAAGAATATTTTGGTGATATTTTCAAAACATTTCGCCGATTACATCCATCCAATAAATATTCCGGCACGGGCATTGGGTTATCAAATTGCAAAAAAATTGTCGAACGGCACGGCGGAGAAATCTGGCTGGAATCCACCGTTACCGAAGGATCTACATTTTTTGTCCGGTTACCTCACCTAACCAACGCAAATTCCTGA